The following are encoded in a window of Octopus sinensis linkage group LG23, ASM634580v1, whole genome shotgun sequence genomic DNA:
- the LOC115223622 gene encoding tRNA-uridine aminocarboxypropyltransferase 1, which produces MEENPFPDLKISNYDFLDESDDRRVCPKCGKSRKYFCYTCYKPVIGTEHLTPVVKLPIAIDILRHPSECAGKSTASHAAVLAPDNVSVYTYPCVPNYDKDKVVLVFPGPQSVTLEELKAAAAAGCISNPQTSSDSQHEIGDKPYTHVNNEDSTNGLNDSTKATKRKSDSAGSPTPCRKYTKLSKAPFERVIFIDCTWNQTNRISKDDRLKGIRCVEMKTRHTKFWRHQRDKPNTYLSTVEAIYYFLRDYHTYFISDEYHGEYDNLLFFFCFMYQKIRCMYDGGHHLLAYKQKDKKESEETQS; this is translated from the exons ATGGAAGAAAATCCCTTTCCTGATTTGAAGATAAGCAATTATGACTTCCTGGATGAATCAGATGATCGTCGGGTGTGCCCAAAGTGCGGAAAATCAAGGAAATATTTCTGCTACACCTGTTATAAACCCGTGATAGGAACTGAACATTTAACACCTGTCGTCAAG CTGCCGATTGCCATTGACATCCTGCGCCATCCTAGTGAGTGTGCTGGTAAAAGTACTGCCAGCCATGCTGCTGTTTTAGCGCCAGACAACGTCAGTGTCTACACGTATCCTTGTGTGCCAAATTACGATAAAGACAAA GTTGTTTTGGTTTTCCCTGGACCTCAGTCTGTCACACTTGAAGAGTTaaaggctgctgctgctgctgggtgCATCTCCAATCCACAGACTTCTTCAGATTCTCAACATGAAATTGGGGACAAACCATATACCCATGTTAacaacgaagattctacaaatgGTTTGAACGATTCTACAAAAGCTACAAAGAGGAAATCTGATTCAGCAGGTTCTCCAACTCCATGTCGAAAATACACTAAACTGTCCAAGGCGCCATTTGAAAGGGTAATCTTCATTGACTGCACATGGAACCAAACCAACCGAATTTCTAAAGATGATCGTCTAAAAg GAATTCGTTGTGTGGAGATGAAGACCAGGCACACCAAATTCTGGCGCCACCAGCGGGACAAACCAAACACCTATTTGAGTACTGTTGAAGCAATCTACTATTTTCTACGGGACTACCATACGTATTTTATCAGTGACGAGTACCACGGAGAATATGACaacctcctctttttcttttgctttatgtATCAAAAGATACGGTGTATGTACGATGGAGGACACCATCTCCTTGCTtataaacaaaaagacaaaaaagaatctGAAGAAACACAATCATAG
- the LOC115223473 gene encoding uncharacterized protein LOC115223473 isoform X1 encodes MNILRNCLFLVCIYKGVAKSYKIFQNEPVELGQSVLLSTEEIPNLRTPFHWSCANRRYECDKTCLDHEDFKVTNGGNSSTFWIRSVRKECLKWKFNVEPQILMPETLGTIEIQLKTTTTTTAATDTTTTTAATTTSGTAAATTTTYYCCYYYYYYYYYYIIIIITILSIKGARPEILLRRD; translated from the exons ATGAACATTCTTCGGAACTGTTTGTTTttagtgtgtattt ACAAGGGAGTTGCGAAATCCTATAAAATCTTCCaaaatg AACCAGTGGAATTGGGACAAAGTGTACTTCTTAGCACTGAAGAAATTCCTAATCTAAGAACTCCCTTTCACTGGAGTTGTGCAAACCGAAGGTATGAATGTGACAAAACATGCCTTGATCACGAAGATTTTAAAGTTACAAACGGTGGCAACAGTTCTACTTTCTGGATACGGAGTGTCAGAAAAGAATGTTTAAAATGGAAATTCAATGTGGAACCTCAAATACTAATGCCGGAAACTCTAGGAACAATTGAAATACAGctaaagactactactactactactgctgctactgatactactactactactgctgctactactacttcaggtactgctgctgctactactactacttattattgttgttattattattattattattattattattatattattattattataacaatcctttctattaaaggtgcacggcctgaaattttgttgagAAGGGACTAG
- the LOC115223473 gene encoding uncharacterized protein LOC115223473 isoform X2 has product MNILRNCLFLVCIYKGVAKSYKIFQNEPVELGQSVLLSTEEIPNLRTPFHWSCANRRYECDKTCLDHEDFKVTNGGNSSTFWIRSVRKECLKWKFNVEPQILMPETLGTIEIQLKTTTTTTAATDTTTTTAATTTSGYPLGTSLCIAVLIAIIL; this is encoded by the exons ATGAACATTCTTCGGAACTGTTTGTTTttagtgtgtattt ACAAGGGAGTTGCGAAATCCTATAAAATCTTCCaaaatg AACCAGTGGAATTGGGACAAAGTGTACTTCTTAGCACTGAAGAAATTCCTAATCTAAGAACTCCCTTTCACTGGAGTTGTGCAAACCGAAGGTATGAATGTGACAAAACATGCCTTGATCACGAAGATTTTAAAGTTACAAACGGTGGCAACAGTTCTACTTTCTGGATACGGAGTGTCAGAAAAGAATGTTTAAAATGGAAATTCAATGTGGAACCTCAAATACTAATGCCGGAAACTCTAGGAACAATTGAAATACAGctaaagactactactactactactgctgctactgatactactactactactgctgctactactacttcag gttaTCCATTAGGAACCAGCCTTTGCATTGCAGTTCTCATTGCCATCATCTTGTAA